In the genome of Bradyrhizobium arachidis, one region contains:
- the cyoB gene encoding cytochrome o ubiquinol oxidase subunit I, giving the protein MLGKLDWSAIPFDQPIPLVAGGVVLVAILGVLAWVVVRGHLPYLWHEWITSVDHKRIGVMYILLASVMLLRGGSDAIMMRIQQAVAYQSQGYLPPEHYNQIFSAHGTIMIFFVAMPFVIGLMNLVVPLQLGVRDVAFPTLNSVGFWLTATGALLVNLSLVIGEFARTGWLAFPPLSGLSYSPGVGVDYYAWSLQISGVGTLVAGINLVTTVLKLRTKGMNYLRMPMFCWTTLASNLLIVAAFPILTATLAMLLLDRYLGFHFFTNEAGGNVMMFMNLIWAWGHPEVYILVLPAFGIFSEVVSTFSGKALFGYRSMVLATMAICVISFMVWLHHFFTMGAGPDVNAIFGIASMIIAVPTGVKIYNWLFTMYGGRIRFATPMLWAVGFMVTFIIGGLTGVLVAVPPADFMLHNSMFLVAHFHNVIIGGVLFGAFAGFEYWFPKAFGFRLDERWGKAAFWFTFVGFYVTFMPLYIAGMLGMTRRLQHYDVAAWRPWMFVAAFGMAVLSVGVICQIMQLVVSIRNREALRDRTGDPWDGRSLEWATSSPPPVFNFAFNPDVRGEDAYWDMKAKAQQQSLEHDEPEYQDIEMPRNSPTGFVCAFFATIMGFALIWHIWWMVMVGGVGAFATFVVFAWRDHDEYVIPAAEVARIDRVNLEERRSLVSMAGAV; this is encoded by the coding sequence ATGCTCGGTAAGCTCGATTGGTCGGCGATCCCGTTCGATCAGCCCATTCCGCTCGTCGCAGGCGGGGTCGTGCTGGTGGCGATCCTGGGCGTGCTGGCCTGGGTCGTGGTGAGGGGACATCTGCCCTATCTCTGGCACGAATGGATCACCAGCGTCGACCACAAGCGCATCGGCGTGATGTACATCCTGCTCGCGTCCGTGATGCTGCTACGCGGCGGCAGCGACGCCATCATGATGCGGATCCAGCAGGCAGTCGCCTACCAGTCGCAGGGTTATCTGCCGCCCGAGCACTACAACCAGATCTTTTCGGCTCACGGCACCATCATGATCTTCTTCGTCGCGATGCCGTTCGTGATCGGGCTGATGAACCTCGTCGTGCCGCTCCAGCTCGGCGTGCGCGACGTTGCCTTCCCGACGCTCAATTCGGTCGGCTTCTGGCTGACGGCGACCGGCGCGCTGCTGGTCAATCTCTCGCTGGTGATCGGCGAGTTCGCGCGCACCGGCTGGCTCGCCTTTCCTCCGCTGTCGGGACTGTCCTATTCGCCGGGCGTCGGCGTCGATTATTACGCCTGGTCGCTCCAGATCTCGGGCGTCGGCACGCTGGTGGCCGGCATCAATCTGGTCACGACGGTTCTGAAGCTGCGCACGAAGGGCATGAACTATCTGCGCATGCCGATGTTCTGCTGGACCACGCTCGCCTCCAACCTCCTGATCGTCGCCGCGTTCCCGATCCTCACCGCCACGCTCGCGATGCTGCTGCTCGACCGTTACCTCGGCTTCCATTTCTTCACCAATGAAGCCGGTGGCAACGTCATGATGTTCATGAATTTGATCTGGGCCTGGGGACATCCGGAGGTCTACATCCTGGTGCTCCCCGCCTTCGGCATCTTCTCCGAGGTGGTGTCAACCTTCTCCGGCAAGGCATTGTTCGGCTACCGCTCCATGGTGCTCGCGACCATGGCGATCTGCGTCATCTCCTTCATGGTCTGGCTGCACCATTTCTTCACGATGGGCGCGGGCCCCGACGTCAACGCCATCTTCGGCATCGCCAGCATGATCATCGCGGTGCCGACGGGGGTGAAGATCTACAACTGGCTGTTCACGATGTATGGCGGCCGCATCCGCTTTGCGACGCCGATGCTGTGGGCGGTCGGCTTCATGGTCACCTTCATCATCGGTGGCCTCACGGGCGTGCTGGTCGCGGTGCCGCCGGCCGACTTCATGCTCCACAACAGCATGTTCCTGGTGGCGCATTTCCACAACGTCATCATCGGCGGCGTGCTGTTCGGCGCCTTCGCCGGCTTCGAATACTGGTTTCCGAAGGCGTTCGGCTTCCGCCTCGACGAGCGCTGGGGCAAGGCCGCGTTCTGGTTCACCTTCGTCGGATTCTACGTCACCTTCATGCCGCTCTACATCGCCGGTATGCTGGGCATGACGCGGCGGCTGCAGCACTACGATGTCGCTGCGTGGCGGCCATGGATGTTCGTGGCAGCGTTCGGCATGGCCGTGCTGAGCGTCGGGGTGATCTGCCAGATCATGCAGCTCGTGGTCAGCATCCGCAACCGCGAGGCGCTGCGCGACCGCACCGGCGATCCCTGGGACGGGCGCTCGCTGGAATGGGCGACCTCGTCGCCCCCGCCCGTATTCAATTTCGCTTTCAATCCGGATGTACGCGGCGAGGACGCCTATTGGGACATGAAGGCCAAAGCCCAGCAGCAATCGCTCGAGCACGACGAGCCCGAATATCAGGACATCGAGATGCCCCGGAACTCGCCGACCGGTTTCGTCTGCGCCTTCTTCGCCACCATCATGGGCTTTGCGCTGATCTGGCACATCTGGTGGATGGTGATGGTGGGTGGTGTCGGTGCGTTCGCGACCTTCGTCGTGTTCGCCTGGCGCGACCATGATGAATACGTCATTCCGGCCGCCGAGGTCGCCCGCATCGACCGCGTCAATCTCGAAGAGCGGCGCAGCCTCGTCAGCATGGCGGGAGCAGTCTGA
- a CDS encoding carboxymuconolactone decarboxylase family protein, whose translation MARLPYLEADQVAPEYRDMLKRNTNLHKLLVNSPEMARAFNGIGGYIRFTSKLDPRLRELAILQVGWMEKSEYEFTHHVKIGKEFGVTDEDIAGLMAETEGKPSKLEPLAKAILKGAREMVRELAMSDATFAAIKQHLSDEHMVDLVLTIAFYCGVVRVLATMKIDNEPYYKEVLQQYPIPGVN comes from the coding sequence ATGGCCCGCCTGCCCTATCTCGAGGCCGACCAGGTCGCGCCCGAATATCGCGACATGCTCAAGCGCAACACCAATCTGCACAAGCTGCTGGTCAACTCGCCAGAGATGGCGCGCGCATTCAACGGCATCGGCGGCTATATCCGCTTCACGAGCAAGCTCGATCCGCGCCTGCGCGAGCTTGCGATCCTCCAGGTCGGCTGGATGGAGAAGTCGGAATATGAATTCACCCACCACGTGAAGATCGGCAAGGAATTCGGCGTCACCGACGAGGACATTGCCGGCCTGATGGCCGAGACCGAAGGCAAGCCGTCGAAGCTGGAGCCGCTGGCGAAGGCGATCCTGAAGGGCGCACGCGAGATGGTGCGCGAGCTCGCGATGTCGGATGCGACCTTCGCCGCGATCAAGCAGCACCTGTCCGACGAGCACATGGTCGACCTCGTGCTGACCATCGCCTTCTATTGCGGCGTGGTGCGCGTGCTCGCCACCATGAAGATCGACAACGAGCCCTATTACAAAGAGGTACTCCAGCAGTACCCGATTCCGGGAGTGAATTGA
- a CDS encoding PQQ-dependent sugar dehydrogenase, which produces MRNRISIAMTAVVVATAAQAEPVLQGKDAYGDWRADKPGTVRLIRPEDLVRPGATRSFASSARVASRPSEAAPQVPAGFKIELLADGLRAPRIIRVAPNGDVFVAETRAGAVRVLRSGDGGKLATNEVFVSGLRQPFGIAFFPNGDNPQWVYVANTDSVIRFPYQAGDLKARGKAETIVASLPHDGGHSTRDVVFTPDNKRMLVSVGSLSNVAEGMGTPPGGMQAWAKARPLGAAWASELERAAVLAFTPDGKDRKIYATGIRNCVGLAVQPETSLPWCSTNERDGLGDDLVPDYVTSVKEGAFYGWPWFYIGGNEDPRHAGARPDLKDKVTVPDVLIQPHSASLGMTFYQGTQFPSEYQGDAFAAEHGSWNRSKRTGYKVIRIRMKDGKPTGEYEDFVTGFVVSDTEVWGRPVGVTVAKDGSLLVSEDGNGTIWRVTHSR; this is translated from the coding sequence GTGAGAAACAGGATTTCCATCGCGATGACTGCGGTCGTGGTTGCGACCGCTGCGCAGGCCGAGCCGGTACTGCAAGGCAAGGATGCCTACGGCGATTGGCGGGCCGACAAGCCCGGTACAGTCCGGTTGATCCGGCCGGAGGATCTGGTGCGGCCCGGTGCCACGCGCTCGTTTGCGAGTTCGGCTCGTGTGGCGTCGCGCCCGTCGGAAGCCGCGCCCCAGGTGCCGGCCGGTTTCAAGATCGAGTTACTCGCGGACGGTTTGCGTGCGCCACGCATCATCAGGGTCGCACCGAATGGCGACGTCTTCGTCGCGGAGACGCGGGCCGGCGCCGTTCGCGTGCTGCGTAGCGGCGACGGCGGCAAGCTCGCGACCAACGAGGTGTTCGTCAGCGGCCTGAGGCAGCCGTTCGGCATCGCCTTCTTTCCGAACGGCGACAATCCGCAATGGGTCTACGTCGCCAACACCGATAGTGTCATCCGCTTCCCCTATCAGGCCGGCGATCTCAAGGCGCGCGGCAAGGCGGAGACGATCGTGGCGAGCCTGCCGCATGACGGCGGCCATTCCACGCGTGATGTCGTCTTCACGCCCGACAACAAGCGCATGCTCGTGTCGGTCGGCTCGCTCAGCAACGTCGCCGAGGGCATGGGCACGCCGCCGGGCGGGATGCAGGCGTGGGCGAAAGCGCGGCCGCTTGGCGCAGCCTGGGCGAGCGAGCTCGAGCGCGCCGCGGTGCTGGCCTTCACGCCTGATGGCAAGGATCGGAAGATCTATGCCACGGGCATCCGCAATTGCGTCGGCCTTGCGGTCCAACCGGAGACCAGCTTGCCCTGGTGCTCGACCAACGAGCGCGACGGTCTCGGCGACGATCTCGTGCCTGATTACGTGACCAGCGTGAAGGAGGGCGCGTTCTACGGCTGGCCGTGGTTCTATATCGGCGGCAACGAAGACCCGCGCCATGCCGGCGCGCGGCCGGACCTCAAGGACAAGGTGACGGTGCCTGACGTGCTGATCCAGCCGCACTCGGCCTCGCTCGGCATGACCTTCTATCAGGGCACGCAGTTTCCGTCCGAGTATCAGGGCGATGCCTTCGCCGCCGAGCACGGTTCGTGGAACAGATCGAAGCGCACCGGCTACAAGGTGATCCGCATCCGGATGAAGGACGGCAAGCCGACTGGCGAGTACGAGGATTTCGTCACGGGGTTCGTGGTCAGCGACACGGAGGTGTGGGGCAGGCCGGTCGGCGTTACGGTCGCGAAGGATGGATCGCTGCTGGTGTCGGAGGACGGCAACGGCACGATCTGGCGGGTGACGCACTCGCGCTGA
- a CDS encoding SDR family NAD(P)-dependent oxidoreductase has protein sequence MRLKDKVAIVVGAGQSPGEGMGNGRATALTFAREGAKVLCVDHHLDSAQETVAMIAAQGGTAAACKADVTKAADIKAMVADAQSRWGRIDVLHNNVGVSLSGGDAELLQITEEAFDRVVAINLKSCILAAKEVIPIMRAQRSGAIINISSMAAITTYPYVAYKATKSAMIAFTEQLAYQNAEYGIRANVILPGLMNTPMAVDTRAREWHKTRAEVEAERDSKVPLRRKMGTGWDVANAALFLASDEANFITGVTLPVDGGASVRRG, from the coding sequence ATGCGCTTGAAGGACAAGGTTGCGATCGTGGTCGGCGCCGGCCAGAGCCCCGGCGAAGGCATGGGCAATGGCCGCGCCACCGCGCTGACTTTCGCGCGCGAGGGTGCGAAGGTCTTGTGCGTCGACCACCATCTGGACTCGGCGCAGGAGACGGTTGCGATGATCGCCGCACAAGGCGGCACCGCCGCGGCCTGCAAGGCCGACGTGACCAAAGCTGCCGATATCAAGGCGATGGTGGCGGACGCGCAATCGCGCTGGGGCCGCATCGACGTGCTGCACAACAATGTCGGCGTCAGCCTCTCCGGCGGCGATGCCGAGCTGCTTCAAATCACCGAAGAGGCGTTCGACCGCGTCGTCGCCATCAATCTGAAGAGCTGCATTCTCGCCGCGAAGGAAGTGATCCCGATCATGCGCGCGCAGCGAAGCGGCGCCATCATCAACATCTCCTCCATGGCGGCGATCACGACCTATCCCTACGTCGCCTACAAGGCGACGAAGTCGGCGATGATCGCCTTCACCGAGCAGCTCGCCTACCAGAACGCCGAATACGGCATCCGCGCCAACGTCATCCTTCCCGGCCTGATGAACACGCCGATGGCGGTCGACACCCGCGCCCGCGAATGGCACAAGACCCGCGCCGAAGTCGAAGCCGAACGCGACAGCAAGGTGCCGCTGCGCAGGAAGATGGGCACGGGCTGGGACGTCGCGAACGCCGCGCTGTTCCTGGCGTCGGACGAAGCGAATTTCATCACGGGGGTGACGCTGCCGGTGGACGGCGGGGCGAGTGTGAGACGGGGGTAG
- a CDS encoding thermonuclease family protein produces MSFRSFFAAARAFALVSFFALPGLLVPSEPAAALTAAATVRDGNSIQLGDVTYRLDGVDAPELDQVCIDDHADPWTCGIEAREQLSKLINKRSVRCDDVGPEKSFGKRHRAICTAEGDKASLNEQLVKLGYAIAREPIKANVKPAAADAKTASTGIWKGCFVAPQDFRTGKKDGALLGAACRADRDKEIRAVLFPEDLTMPPSCSIKGKLAVRARVTGNIGIYHLRGCPSYPATTKPDRWFCSEDDAQAAGFRKAYNCRRPK; encoded by the coding sequence ATGTCCTTCCGAAGTTTCTTTGCCGCCGCCCGCGCTTTTGCGCTCGTTTCGTTTTTCGCTCTGCCCGGATTACTGGTCCCGTCCGAACCGGCCGCCGCGCTGACCGCTGCCGCGACGGTCCGGGACGGCAACTCCATCCAGCTCGGCGATGTGACCTATCGGCTCGACGGCGTCGATGCGCCCGAGCTGGACCAGGTCTGCATCGACGACCACGCCGATCCCTGGACCTGCGGCATCGAGGCCCGCGAGCAGCTGAGCAAGCTGATCAACAAGCGCTCGGTGCGCTGCGACGACGTCGGGCCGGAAAAGAGCTTTGGCAAGCGGCACCGCGCGATCTGCACCGCCGAGGGCGACAAGGCGAGCTTGAACGAGCAGCTGGTCAAGCTCGGCTACGCCATCGCGCGCGAGCCGATCAAGGCCAACGTCAAGCCAGCGGCGGCCGACGCCAAAACTGCATCAACCGGGATCTGGAAGGGCTGCTTTGTTGCACCGCAAGATTTCCGCACCGGCAAGAAGGACGGCGCGCTGCTGGGCGCCGCCTGCCGCGCCGACCGCGACAAGGAAATCCGCGCCGTACTCTTTCCGGAGGATCTGACCATGCCGCCGAGCTGCAGCATCAAGGGCAAGCTTGCGGTGCGCGCACGCGTCACCGGCAATATCGGCATCTACCATTTGCGGGGTTGCCCGAGCTACCCGGCGACCACCAAGCCGGACCGCTGGTTCTGCTCCGAGGACGACGCCCAGGCCGCGGGGTTCCGCAAGGCCTACAACTGCCGCCGGCCAAAGTGA
- a CDS encoding cytochrome ubiquinol oxidase subunit II — translation MVDSVFIMLVIVVPTIFAILAFAFWFRASNTKARFQPGFVYSGRVEMVVWAIPALTVILLGGVAWIGSHQLDPAAPVPGTGSPLRIQAVSLDWKWLFIYPDQRIATVNTLTVPAGAELNFQLTSSSVMNVFFIPQLGSMIYTMNGMVTRLNLRADNEGKLQGLSAHFSGDGFPDMLFDVNVVSPLAFPDWVANTAKTDAVLNEDSYKKLMQQGIERGRPVYRLDDPRLFDLISTQHIPPGPGPELASGAGRPHSGGLDAR, via the coding sequence TTGGTCGATTCTGTCTTCATCATGCTCGTGATCGTGGTGCCAACCATTTTCGCGATCCTGGCGTTCGCGTTCTGGTTTCGCGCCTCCAATACCAAAGCGCGCTTCCAGCCGGGCTTCGTCTATTCCGGCCGCGTCGAAATGGTGGTGTGGGCGATCCCCGCGCTCACCGTCATCCTGCTCGGCGGCGTCGCCTGGATCGGCTCGCATCAGCTCGATCCTGCCGCCCCCGTGCCGGGCACCGGCAGCCCGCTGCGGATCCAGGCCGTCTCGCTCGACTGGAAATGGCTGTTCATCTATCCCGACCAGCGCATCGCCACCGTCAACACGCTGACGGTGCCGGCCGGTGCGGAGCTGAATTTCCAGCTGACCTCGTCGAGCGTGATGAACGTGTTCTTCATCCCGCAGCTCGGCAGCATGATCTACACCATGAACGGCATGGTGACGCGGCTGAACCTGCGCGCCGACAATGAGGGCAAGCTCCAGGGCCTGTCGGCGCATTTCTCCGGTGACGGCTTTCCCGACATGCTGTTCGACGTCAACGTGGTCTCGCCGCTCGCTTTCCCTGATTGGGTGGCGAACACCGCGAAGACCGACGCCGTGCTGAACGAGGACAGCTACAAGAAGCTGATGCAGCAGGGCATCGAGCGGGGCCGGCCGGTTTATCGCCTCGATGATCCTCGCCTGTTCGACCTGATCTCGACCCAGCACATCCCGCCGGGGCCTGGACCGGAGCTCGCGTCCGGCGCCGGCCGGCCGCACAGTGGAGGCCTTGATGCTCGGTAA
- a CDS encoding urate hydroxylase PuuD — protein sequence MWGSIISEWASLLLRWLHVVAAIAWIGSSFYFIALDLSLRPKGDLPGGVQGEAWQVHGGGFYRIMKYLVAPSQMPDELTWFKWEAYTTWLSGFALMVVVYYLDADLFLVDKSILDLSPFQAGLFSLGSLTLAWLLYETACRTGLAQRELPFAIGGYLFLVALTYAFTHVLSGRGAFNQIGAIIGTIMVANVFALIIPNQKKIVAALIAGHAPDPKLGKASKERSVHNNYLTLPVVVLMISNHYPLLYATRFNWIIVAIVLALGPVIRHFFNERHAGRKSPWWVWGVAAAGAIAICLLSAAGPREVKTSALQAQPTFANVEEIVMSRCSMCHAAEPVWAGIVTAPKGILLDAPEHIHRNIRLIGRVAAWSNAMPPGNITEMTGEERAILAAYLEQAR from the coding sequence ATGTGGGGATCCATCATATCGGAATGGGCGAGCCTGCTGCTTCGCTGGCTGCACGTGGTCGCCGCGATCGCCTGGATCGGCAGCTCATTCTATTTCATCGCGCTCGATCTCAGCCTCAGGCCGAAGGGCGACCTGCCCGGCGGCGTACAGGGCGAGGCCTGGCAGGTCCATGGCGGCGGCTTCTACCGGATCATGAAATATCTGGTGGCGCCGAGCCAGATGCCGGACGAGCTGACCTGGTTCAAATGGGAGGCCTACACCACCTGGCTGTCCGGCTTCGCGCTGATGGTGGTGGTGTATTATCTCGATGCCGATCTGTTCCTGGTCGACAAGTCGATCCTCGATCTCTCGCCATTCCAGGCCGGCCTGTTCAGCCTCGGCAGTCTTACTCTCGCATGGCTGCTTTACGAGACCGCGTGTCGCACCGGGCTGGCACAGCGCGAGCTGCCCTTCGCCATCGGCGGCTATCTGTTCCTGGTCGCGCTGACCTACGCTTTCACCCATGTATTGAGCGGCCGTGGCGCCTTCAACCAGATCGGCGCGATCATCGGCACCATCATGGTTGCCAACGTCTTCGCCCTGATCATCCCGAACCAGAAGAAGATCGTAGCGGCGCTCATCGCGGGACACGCGCCCGACCCGAAGCTCGGCAAGGCGAGCAAGGAGCGCTCGGTCCACAACAACTATCTGACGCTCCCCGTGGTCGTGCTGATGATCAGCAACCACTATCCCCTGCTCTACGCCACGCGCTTCAACTGGATCATCGTCGCGATCGTGCTGGCGCTCGGCCCCGTGATCCGCCACTTCTTCAACGAGCGCCATGCCGGGCGAAAATCGCCGTGGTGGGTGTGGGGCGTTGCGGCAGCCGGCGCGATCGCGATTTGCCTCCTTTCTGCGGCCGGCCCGCGCGAGGTGAAGACGAGCGCGCTACAGGCGCAGCCCACGTTCGCCAATGTCGAGGAGATCGTGATGTCCCGTTGCAGCATGTGCCATGCGGCCGAACCGGTCTGGGCCGGCATCGTGACCGCGCCGAAGGGCATTCTGCTCGACGCGCCCGAGCACATCCATCGCAACATCCGCCTGATCGGTCGTGTCGCGGCCTGGTCCAACGCGATGCCGCCGGGCAACATCACCGAGATGACCGGCGAGGAGCGCGCCATCCTCGCCGCCTATCTCGAGCAGGCGCGCTGA
- the cyoD gene encoding cytochrome o ubiquinol oxidase subunit IV, whose product MSDQTHMHAEHDLAPGEEEQHSVGERILGYVVGLVLALLLTATSFFIAGTDLVWQPSIPVALIVLAIAQMGVHLVFFLHITTGPDNTNNVLALAFGLLVVFLVVGGTVWIMSHLNQNMPPMDQIMMRQ is encoded by the coding sequence ATGAGCGATCAGACGCACATGCATGCCGAACATGACCTCGCACCAGGCGAGGAAGAGCAACACAGTGTCGGCGAACGGATCCTCGGCTATGTCGTCGGCCTCGTCCTGGCGCTGCTGCTCACGGCGACGTCGTTCTTCATCGCGGGGACCGACCTTGTCTGGCAGCCTTCGATCCCCGTCGCGCTGATCGTGCTCGCGATCGCGCAGATGGGCGTGCATCTCGTGTTCTTCCTGCACATCACCACGGGCCCGGACAACACTAACAACGTACTGGCGCTGGCGTTCGGGCTGCTGGTCGTCTTCCTGGTGGTTGGCGGCACCGTCTGGATCATGTCGCATCTCAACCAGAACATGCCGCCGATGGATCAGATCATGATGCGCCAGTAG
- a CDS encoding cytochrome (ubi)quinol oxidase subunit III encodes MSMTATAGHAHADPHHIGLVIEHPGPASKRIVTAYGFWVFLLSDIVMFSCFFAAYAVLVHQTADGPKGSEIFEQRNVAIETVCLLLSSFTCGMASIAADVRNRFWFYLGMTVTCVLGLIFLVIEFREFADLVARGYGPSRSAFLSSFFSLVGCHGLHVSAGVLWLLTMMAQVFAKGFRADVLRRMMCFALFWHALDIIWVGVFSVVYLLGSAV; translated from the coding sequence ATGTCGATGACCGCGACCGCCGGCCACGCCCATGCCGATCCCCATCACATCGGCCTTGTCATCGAGCATCCCGGGCCCGCGTCGAAGCGGATCGTGACCGCGTACGGCTTCTGGGTCTTCCTGCTCTCCGATATCGTGATGTTCTCCTGCTTCTTCGCTGCCTATGCGGTGCTTGTCCATCAGACCGCAGACGGACCGAAGGGCTCGGAGATCTTCGAACAGCGGAATGTCGCGATCGAGACGGTCTGCCTACTGCTGTCGAGCTTCACCTGCGGCATGGCCAGCATTGCAGCCGACGTGCGCAACCGGTTCTGGTTCTACCTCGGCATGACCGTGACCTGTGTGCTCGGCCTGATCTTCCTCGTCATCGAATTCCGCGAATTCGCCGATCTCGTTGCGCGCGGCTACGGCCCGTCACGGAGCGCCTTCCTGTCGTCGTTCTTCTCGCTGGTCGGTTGCCACGGCCTGCATGTCTCTGCCGGTGTCCTGTGGCTGCTCACCATGATGGCCCAGGTCTTCGCCAAGGGCTTTCGCGCCGACGTCCTGCGGCGGATGATGTGCTTTGCGCTGTTCTGGCACGCGCTCGACATCATCTGGGTCGGGGTCTTCTCCGTCGTCTACCTGCTCGGGAGTGCCGTATGA
- a CDS encoding VOC family protein yields MALKNVIGIDHAVVMVKDLDKAAENYRQLGFTVSPRGTHSAHMGTGNYTIMFDPDYMELLGVLVATEHNAPARAFVDKHGEGIERIAFTAVDSAAGAEEIRARGLEPIGPTDFERPVTLPDGTVSAAKFRTFMWPTAEAPGGVRIFACQHKTRETVWIPELMKHANAARRIKQTLIATAEPAKEAAHLARLIDREPKAETDGAVKVPSGGDRADFVYLTLEQLGQRYPGVPLAGLSERGGAALVLVSGDLAATEKALGSASVRSGAAICVPPAKANGTLLAFVAG; encoded by the coding sequence GTGGCCCTCAAGAACGTCATCGGTATCGACCACGCCGTGGTCATGGTGAAAGACCTCGACAAGGCCGCCGAGAACTACCGGCAGCTCGGCTTCACCGTATCGCCGCGCGGCACCCACAGCGCGCATATGGGCACCGGCAACTACACCATCATGTTCGACCCCGATTACATGGAGCTGCTCGGCGTCCTCGTGGCAACCGAGCACAATGCGCCGGCGCGCGCCTTTGTCGACAAGCACGGCGAAGGCATCGAGCGCATCGCCTTCACCGCGGTCGACTCCGCCGCCGGCGCCGAGGAGATCCGCGCGCGCGGCTTAGAGCCGATCGGCCCGACCGATTTCGAACGGCCGGTGACGCTACCCGATGGCACGGTCTCGGCGGCGAAATTCCGGACCTTCATGTGGCCGACCGCGGAGGCGCCGGGCGGCGTGCGCATCTTCGCCTGCCAGCACAAGACCCGCGAGACGGTGTGGATCCCTGAATTGATGAAGCACGCCAATGCGGCCAGGCGGATCAAACAGACGCTGATCGCAACGGCGGAGCCGGCGAAGGAGGCCGCGCATCTCGCGCGTCTGATCGACCGCGAGCCGAAGGCGGAAACCGATGGTGCTGTGAAGGTACCCTCCGGCGGCGATCGTGCCGACTTCGTCTATCTGACCTTGGAGCAGCTCGGCCAACGCTATCCGGGCGTGCCGCTCGCGGGCCTCTCCGAGCGCGGCGGTGCGGCGCTCGTTCTCGTCAGCGGCGATCTCGCGGCGACGGAAAAGGCGCTGGGCTCGGCGTCAGTGCGCAGCGGGGCCGCGATCTGCGTGCCCCCGGCCAAGGCCAACGGCACCCTGCTCGCCTTCGTTGCCGGCTGA